The Desulfovibrio psychrotolerans genome includes the window GACACCCCCATGGCTTCCAGAAACTTCTGGCAGTTGACCGCAAGCCCCAGCCTGTGCAGATCCGTACGCAGACGACGCGGGGATCGCAGCAAAACGCCCTCCTCCAGACTGGTATACGAACCGGCCCGGCTCATCCTCACACGAAAATGCACCGTATTAAGATGATCCAGACACCCGGAGAAACGTTGACGGCTGCGGCAGCCACCGAACGCGAAGGCCGTAAAAAGGCCACGGGCAGGCGACAAAAAACGGACCCACAGGTCCGCCTCCTTGAACCGCCCGACACGGAGTATGATGCCTTTATCCGAAAATTCCATCAGAACTACTGAGCCGAAATAAAATGCAGCGTAAGCACCTTGCCTTCCTCTCCGGCCATGGGAACATTCCTGTCGTTCAAGGTAACGGTAACGCCCCCCGAATTTCCCAACTTAAGGTTCAGTTGGGCGGGAAAGCGCAGTACGGATTTCTGCCCAGCGCGCAGGTACATCTCGCGACGCTCCACTCCGGTTCCCCATACCTCCACCCAGCATTCACTGGATGCCGTGAGCGTCAATTTCTGTTCTCCGGAGCCAGGCTTAAGCGGCACTTCCATAACGGCCGGACCGTATGATGCGCCGCCCGCTGACACTGCCGTCTCGGCGGAAGAAGCTGCAGCCACAGCTTCTACTGGTTCCGGGGCAATGCCGGACGTTGTGGCGACAAGCTCGTCAGCCTGTTCCTGCCGCAACCCGCCCACGGTTGTTGCTTCCGAATCACCCACGACAAGCGCCTCTACCTCTGCGGGAACAGAAGCGGCCATAGAGGCCCCCGCAGTCCGGGCGGCCTCCGTAGCAGGAACGGAAAGACTTCCCTGCGGTGCCGGTGCAGGCAGTTCAGTTTCCGGGGCGGGAGCGGGTGCCTCCCCCGCTTCATTGGGGATAACCGTATTTTCACCGTCTTCCGGGGCCGCCTCAGTCTCACCCTGTACCTGTGGAGAAGTAGGGTCTATCCCGTCCGCCCCAGCCTGCGGAACAGCCGGAGTCGCCTCAACTGCACCTTGCGGAGCCAGCTCGTTCACAGCGGACGACGAACGGGAATCAACGAAAAAATACCAGCCACCTCCGGCAGCCACCACACAAACAAAAAGGATGAGAACCGGGATATGCCAACGGGGTTTGGGCGGCGGCAGCCTGCGGCTCACAAAAGCCACTTCCTGCTCCTCCTGATCACCGAGTTCTCTTGCGTAGATAACATCCATGGCCTGCCCGTATTCATCCGAGTCCAGTCCAAGAAGCCGGGCGTAGGATTTCACAAACCCCTTTGTGTAAACAGCGTGAGGAAGATCATCCATGTTGCCCGTCTCCAGCGCAACAAGGGTGCGTGCCGCCACCTTAATCCTGCGTGCAACATCTTCATGGGTCAGCCCCTTGCTCTCCCGCGCCCTGCACAGTTGAGCACCCAACTCGGTCATCGTGGTCATTACGCCTCCGATTGCTCGGATGTTTGAGGATTATAAATTGATCTTGATAACCGCTTTTTCGCGCAGCTTGCCGGAGTACTCTGAAAAACGCTCCTCCAGCATCGGTGCACGCAGGGTTTCCTCAATGCGCCCCGCAACCTCTTCAAGAGGAAGCACATTTCCGGCTGTCGTCTGATCCAGCTTAAGCAGCAGCGAAACCCCGTCCGCAGTGAACGGCTTGGAAACCTGCCCGTCAGACAACGGTTCCAAAGCCTCCCGCCACGCAGAGGCAAGGTGCATCCAGGTCAACTCGCCCAGCAGCCCGCCATTCTTTTTAGCCGGTCCCACGCAGAACTGGTCCACCGCCTCTTCAAACGAAAGCGTGCCGTCCTGCAGCAGGGTGTACACCTTGCCCGCATCCGTACCGGGAGCAAGGGCCAGCATCCTCACAACCACCTTACGGTCACTGGAGAACTCGCCTTTATGCTCATCGTAATAGGCCTGCACATCTTCCTTGGTCACAACGACCTTACGGCCGACCATGAAGGAAAGCAGGCGGGAGCGCACTATGCTGTTACGAATCTTTTCCTTGAAATTATCATAAGAAACGCCGTCTTCCTTCATCCGCTGCTGCGCCTCTTCCAGCGTCAGCCCGTTTTGCTGGGCAAGCTTGCGGATCTCGTTCTCCACCTCGGCGTCCTTAACCTCTATCTTATAGCGATCCGCTTCCTGCAAGAACAGCAGATCTGAAATCATGGAGTCCAGCATCCGCCGCTCCATGGCCTCAATTTCTGCCCTATGCGCAGGATTCTGGCGGGAAAGACCGGCGCGGAGCAAGTCCGGCGCAACCGATTCCTGAAGATCGAACTGGGTTATGATGTCGCCGTTCACAAACGCCACAATCTTGTTCAGTACATTCTCCGCGCGAACAGGAAGGAATGACGCGGAAAGAAGAATGGTTGTCACAAAAAGAACAGAAACAACTCTCTTGTAAAACAGGATGTTGGAGAACAAAGCTCGCTCCCTGAATATTTTTTGGTTTTCCGGCTGACCGCCGGAACGTTCACTCCGGCTGCGGCACAAACACACCACCAAAGAAGGGGCAGGGCTGAGGCAGCTCGTTTTGCACGATTGGATAGTTGGGCGTTCCCTCGGGCAACAGCAACAGCCAGGAACACTCACTCCCTGTAATCTGTTTCACACGATTATGCAACAAGCCCTGGTGCATGTCTATATTCCTCAAGGAAATCAGCACCCCGAAGTCAACCATGCGGCCTGACACGCAACCTCGCCGGTCCTTTCCGGCATTGCGGTATAGGCAATGCACCGCAACAGCTATTGCGCTTTCTGCTCAGCTTCGGCCGCCTGTTCCTCCATCTGCCGGAGCAGGCGCGTCACCTTCACCTCAGACCGCCCCAACTCGTCAACAAGCCACTCTTCAAACGCCACCCGCATCTTTTGCTCAATGAGCACCGTCTCTACCAACGGGTAGGCGCGCGAAGGATCAAGCACTTTCTCCGGCATATGCTCCAGCAGAACCAGTGTTTCAAAACCGTTGTCGCCGGATGAAACGGTGCTGGCCTGCCCCGGCTTAAGTTTGCCTATGGCACTCTCCCAACCCACGGGCAGCATATTCAAGCGCATACGCATCTCGCGTATGGTTATCTCATCAAAGGTATTCTGAACCGCCTCGATATCCTGTTGCCGCAAATACGATTCGCGGGCCTTTTCCACCTGCCGCCTGTCCGGCCCTGTTATCTGCAGAAAGCGCACACGCGGGGGCAGATAAAAATCCGCCAGATGTTCCCGGTAATAGGTCTCCGCTTCCTGCGAAGTAAGCTTCACCCGCGGGCGTAGAATATCCGACTTCAGTCTCTCCATGGCGAGCCGCTGCCGGAGCATGGAGCGCCACTCCTCGATATCGATATACTCCTCCACGAGGGATTTTTCGAACTGGTCCTCGGGATAGTCCTCCCGCACAACAGCCTCGGCCTTTGCCACATCTTCGTCCGTAATGCCCAAGCCGGCGCGGTCCAGAGCCTGAATAACCAGTTCATGCACTATAAGTTGCGAAAGTACTTGGCCGTATTCGCTCCGCAGCACATCAACGGATGGAACCATGCCCCCCGACCAGCTCAGGTTGTCCAGATCATAGCGGGCTTCCAGCTGTTTCAGATAGATTGGCTTGCCATTCACCGTTGCCACCACGCCGTCCTGCACGGAATCGTTTCCGCATCCTGCAAGCATCGCGGCCCACACGGCCAGAACCACCGCCAGTCTTTTCCAAATGCTCACATCAACTCTCCATGGTCGCCGAAAGGAGTTTGAGTTCCGCCTTGGCGTATTCCAGCCGTTCGCGTACGGAACCGCTCTTGTCCATGCGATATTCCAGACACGCAGGCGGCAGCAGGCGGGCTTGCCCCTGCCGGGCGCCCACCCACGCCACTAGAGCCGCAGGAGATATGCGATCAGCCTTATCACCCCAGACAAGCCGCACCTTGTCGCGGAAAATATCCGCCTTCACCACCTGCAGTTCCATGAGAAACCGCTTGAATCCCAGCACACCCAAAAAGTTGGAAAGTTCCTCGGGCAACGGACCAAAGCGATCGCGTATTTCCAGTTCCGTATCCTGCAACGCCACGGCATCCACTGCCGAAGAAAGTGTCTTGTAAAAACGCAGCCGTTCCCGTCCGTCCGTAATGTATGTTTCCGGAATATGAGCGTTAATGCCTATATTGAGTTCTGTTTCCACGGAAGCTACGGCCTCTTCGCCCTTCAGACGCTTCACTTCCTCTTCCAGCATTTCCAGATACAAGTCCAGCCCAACGCGGGCCATCTGGCCGGATTGGGCCTCTCCCAGTATGTTACCGGAGCCCCGCAGGCGCAGATCCTCCATGGCTACCTGAAATCCTGCCCCAAGGTAGTCCATGTCCAGAATGATACGCAGCCGTTTTTTGGCAAGCTCGGGTATACTTTCCAGGCTGTTAACCACAAACACGGCATGTGCCTGCACGTCAGAACGCCCCACCCGTCCACGCAACTGATAAAGCTGCCCCAGCCCGAACATCTGTGCCTGATCCACGATAAGCGTGTTGGCACGGGGAAAATCTAGTCCCGATTCCACAATTGCCGTGCACACCAGTACATCCAGCTCCGCATGCCAGAACCGGTGCATGGTGGTTTCCAGTTCCTTTTCGGACATCTGACCATGAGCCATGCCCACCCGCGCATCGGGCACAAGCTGACGGACAAACTCCGCCACTCGCTCCAACCCCTCAATGCGGTTATGCACCCAGAACACCTGCCCGCCCCGATCAAGCTCCCGCCGGACATAGCTGCGCAGCAGATCGGGATCACGCTCCACCAGATCCGACTCCACAGGCTTGCGGCCCAGCGGCGCTGTTTCTATGACCGAAAGCTCACGTATGCCGGACATAGAAAGCTGCAATGTCCGCGGTATGGGGGTGGCTGTGAGGGTGAGCACGTCCACATTGCGGCGGAACTTCTTGAGCTTTTCCTTATGGCGCACGCCGAACCGCTGTTCCTCATCCAGAATGAGCAGGGCCAGATTGGGCAGATCCACATCGTCCGAAAGCAGGCGGTGCGTACCGATGAGAATATCCACCTGCCCCTTGGCTGCGGCAGCCAGCACTTCTTTCTGGCGCTGGCGTGAAACAAACCGGCAGAGCATGCCGATATTCACCGGAAAACCGCCCAGTCTGCTCTTGAAGGTCTGGTAATGCTGCTCGGCAAGGATGGTGGTGGGACACAGCAGCGCCACCTGCTTGCCCTCGCAGGCTGCGCGGAATGCGGCCCGCAGGGCCACTTCCGTCTTGCCGAAGCCCACATCTCCGCAAACCAGCCTGTCCATGGGGTGCGCCTTTTCCATGTCGGCCAGCACATCCTGAATGGCACGGGCCTGATCAGGCGTCTCCTCAAACCCGAAAGACGCTTCAAACTCGCGGTACAATTCGTTCACGGGACCGTACCCAAAGCCTTTGGCAATACGCCTCCACGCATACATCTCCACAAGATCATGAGCAATTTTCTCTATGGCCTTGCGGGCGCGGGATATGGAGGCGAGCCAGCCGGAACCGCCCAGCTTGTCCAGCGCGGGCGGTGCTCCGTCCGGTCCCTTAAACCGTTGCACCAAAGAAAGCCGGTCCACGGGCAGGTAAAGCCTGTCGTCTCCTGCATATTTCAGCAGCAGAAAGTCGTTGGACACACCGCCCAGTTCCATGCGGTGCAGCCCGTCAAACACGGCAATGCCGTAGTCACGGTGCACAAGATGGTCACCGGGATTCAGGTCATCGTATTCCTTCAGTCCGGCAAAAGCACCCGTGCGTGCGCGCTCCCTGCGTTCTGCGTTGGGCTGGATAACGTCTTCGCCCAGCACAAGCACATTGTCCCACGCCAGATCAATGCCGCGCCGGAAGGGAGCCACCAACGCAAAAAGTCCTTTCTCGCGCGGCGCATAACGCAGGCGGGGCATAAGCCCGTCCTGTTCGGCCAGCTTCAGAAACTTGGCCCTGCTGCGCTGGTTCACAAAGCAGAGAAGCACCTGCCTCTTTTCCTGCATCCACTTGCGAAGCCGCAAAACCAGCGCCTGCCAAGGCCTGTCCTGCTCCTGCGGGGAGACAAAAATATCGTGGAACGCGCCGTACGACCGCTCCGTCAGGTCGCTTCCCGTCTTGTCCACACCAATGACCAGATCTTCAAAGTGCGCGCGCCGGGTGTCCTTCCACACCTCCATGGCGTCAGCGGCACTACGCAGTGCCAGCGCGGCGTGCTGCCGCAAACCGGATTCAGCTTCCTGCTTATCCAGATACGTCCGCCATGCCCTCTCCGATTCTTCAAGCGCTTCTTTAAGATCCCGTTCAGATGGCAGAATGTACACAGCATCTTTGGGCAACCACTCTTCCAAAAATGCGGCCTGCTCATAAAAACAGCCCGGAAGCAGGGGCGTTCCCGCCCTTTCCACCGCATGCTCCAGCCTTCCCGCAAGTCCGGCCGGGATACGGCTGTCCTTTTCAAGTTTTTTCCACCACTGCACGGCTTTGTTTT containing:
- a CDS encoding helix-turn-helix domain-containing protein yields the protein MTTMTELGAQLCRARESKGLTHEDVARRIKVAARTLVALETGNMDDLPHAVYTKGFVKSYARLLGLDSDEYGQAMDVIYARELGDQEEQEVAFVSRRLPPPKPRWHIPVLILFVCVVAAGGGWYFFVDSRSSSAVNELAPQGAVEATPAVPQAGADGIDPTSPQVQGETEAAPEDGENTVIPNEAGEAPAPAPETELPAPAPQGSLSVPATEAARTAGASMAASVPAEVEALVVGDSEATTVGGLRQEQADELVATTSGIAPEPVEAVAAASSAETAVSAGGASYGPAVMEVPLKPGSGEQKLTLTASSECWVEVWGTGVERREMYLRAGQKSVLRFPAQLNLKLGNSGGVTVTLNDRNVPMAGEEGKVLTLHFISAQ
- a CDS encoding SurA N-terminal domain-containing protein — protein: MFSNILFYKRVVSVLFVTTILLSASFLPVRAENVLNKIVAFVNGDIITQFDLQESVAPDLLRAGLSRQNPAHRAEIEAMERRMLDSMISDLLFLQEADRYKIEVKDAEVENEIRKLAQQNGLTLEEAQQRMKEDGVSYDNFKEKIRNSIVRSRLLSFMVGRKVVVTKEDVQAYYDEHKGEFSSDRKVVVRMLALAPGTDAGKVYTLLQDGTLSFEEAVDQFCVGPAKKNGGLLGELTWMHLASAWREALEPLSDGQVSKPFTADGVSLLLKLDQTTAGNVLPLEEVAGRIEETLRAPMLEERFSEYSGKLREKAVIKINL
- a CDS encoding peptidylprolyl isomerase codes for the protein MSIWKRLAVVLAVWAAMLAGCGNDSVQDGVVATVNGKPIYLKQLEARYDLDNLSWSGGMVPSVDVLRSEYGQVLSQLIVHELVIQALDRAGLGITDEDVAKAEAVVREDYPEDQFEKSLVEEYIDIEEWRSMLRQRLAMERLKSDILRPRVKLTSQEAETYYREHLADFYLPPRVRFLQITGPDRRQVEKARESYLRQQDIEAVQNTFDEITIREMRMRLNMLPVGWESAIGKLKPGQASTVSSGDNGFETLVLLEHMPEKVLDPSRAYPLVETVLIEQKMRVAFEEWLVDELGRSEVKVTRLLRQMEEQAAEAEQKAQ
- the mfd gene encoding transcription-repair coupling factor, with protein sequence MLFDEIVLGLQTAARRVVHVARSGPASQARMAHSLRNRDENVVLVVRNSHELADLKGLLTLFTPESSMEEAEVSAPAWQQPWTIIPQHPAGSHGKAAWSSRIASLYALNLRKPRQGVLVSLDNFLPKLPPTALFQSHELPLTPGEDSGPELVLDQCVEWGYSRVPMVTQPGEIALRGDILDIYCPGYARPVRLEFFGDTLEEMRLFEPSSQRSKGNLDELVILPTSPVIMSTEHKNKAVQWWKKLEKDSRIPAGLAGRLEHAVERAGTPLLPGCFYEQAAFLEEWLPKDAVYILPSERDLKEALEESERAWRTYLDKQEAESGLRQHAALALRSAADAMEVWKDTRRAHFEDLVIGVDKTGSDLTERSYGAFHDIFVSPQEQDRPWQALVLRLRKWMQEKRQVLLCFVNQRSRAKFLKLAEQDGLMPRLRYAPREKGLFALVAPFRRGIDLAWDNVLVLGEDVIQPNAERRERARTGAFAGLKEYDDLNPGDHLVHRDYGIAVFDGLHRMELGGVSNDFLLLKYAGDDRLYLPVDRLSLVQRFKGPDGAPPALDKLGGSGWLASISRARKAIEKIAHDLVEMYAWRRIAKGFGYGPVNELYREFEASFGFEETPDQARAIQDVLADMEKAHPMDRLVCGDVGFGKTEVALRAAFRAACEGKQVALLCPTTILAEQHYQTFKSRLGGFPVNIGMLCRFVSRQRQKEVLAAAAKGQVDILIGTHRLLSDDVDLPNLALLILDEEQRFGVRHKEKLKKFRRNVDVLTLTATPIPRTLQLSMSGIRELSVIETAPLGRKPVESDLVERDPDLLRSYVRRELDRGGQVFWVHNRIEGLERVAEFVRQLVPDARVGMAHGQMSEKELETTMHRFWHAELDVLVCTAIVESGLDFPRANTLIVDQAQMFGLGQLYQLRGRVGRSDVQAHAVFVVNSLESIPELAKKRLRIILDMDYLGAGFQVAMEDLRLRGSGNILGEAQSGQMARVGLDLYLEMLEEEVKRLKGEEAVASVETELNIGINAHIPETYITDGRERLRFYKTLSSAVDAVALQDTELEIRDRFGPLPEELSNFLGVLGFKRFLMELQVVKADIFRDKVRLVWGDKADRISPAALVAWVGARQGQARLLPPACLEYRMDKSGSVRERLEYAKAELKLLSATMES